From the Hevea brasiliensis isolate MT/VB/25A 57/8 chromosome 15, ASM3005281v1, whole genome shotgun sequence genome, one window contains:
- the LOC110667953 gene encoding uncharacterized protein LOC110667953 isoform X2: MAEAKVYGRNHTLSFYFTLSIAKPPRRVVRFPNGLSFDSPKPPPHRVLAMVVKRSPKRLKYSAPRFPKEDGLLYVEADPSGADSWKLDPVIQLLKEGAVGVIPTDTLYAIVCHLKSHAAIERLRRIKNIEPSKYTFILNGSKELPKQCVRYGTTSAKYAPRKNVGVRIPDDAICQEILEKMDAPLISTSVKWPKDNEWMVDPVVIADIYGPEGLDFVVDGGVRVADPSTVVDMTVVPPRVIRQGKGPKLYWMVAEDDNESALHAEDLIPSAT; encoded by the exons ATGGCGGAGGCGAAAGTGTACGGTCGCAATCACACTCTGTCATTCTACTTTACACTCTCCATAGCAAAGCCACCACGACGTGTCGTTCGGTTTCCTAATGGCCTCTCCTTTGACTCGCCGAAGCCCCCTCCCCATCGTGTCTTAGCTATGGTCGTCAAGAGAAGCCCCAAGCGTCTCAAGTACTCCGCTCCTCGTTTTCCCAag GAGGATGGCTTACTTTATGTAGAAGCCGATCCATCAGGAGCAGACAGTTGGAAGTTAGATCCAGTCATTCAACTTTTAAAGGAGGGAGCTGTGGGGGTCATTCCTACAGATACTCT GTATGCAATAGTATGTCATCTGAAAAGCCATGCAGCCATTGAACGTCTTCGTAG AATAAAAAATATAGAACCTTCCAAG TATACTTTCATCTTAAATGGAAGCAAAGAATTACCTAAACAATGTGTAAGGTATGGGACTACAAGCGCCAAATATGCTCCAAGGAAAAATGTGGGTGTTCGTATCCCTGATGATGCCATATGTCAAGAAATACTAGAGAAGATGGATGCACCTCTTATATCTACAAG TGTTAAGTGGCCCAAGGATAATGAGTGGATGGTAGATCCTGTTGTGATAGCTGATATATATGGACCAGAG GGTCTTGATTTTGTTGTTGATGGTGGTGTAAGAGTGGCGGATCCTTCCACTGTTGTTGACATGACTGTTGTTCCTCCGAGAGTAATACGACAAGGGAAG GGACCTAAATTGTACTGGATGGTAGCAGAAGATGATAATGAATCTGCATT
- the LOC110667953 gene encoding uncharacterized protein LOC110667953 isoform X1, producing MAEAKVYGRNHTLSFYFTLSIAKPPRRVVRFPNGLSFDSPKPPPHRVLAMVVKRSPKRLKYSAPRFPKEDGLLYVEADPSGADSWKLDPVIQLLKEGAVGVIPTDTLYAIVCHLKSHAAIERLRRIKNIEPSKPLSILCHSLRDIDIYTTGFPCGDGQGHTNIFRAVKHCLPGPYTFILNGSKELPKQCVRYGTTSAKYAPRKNVGVRIPDDAICQEILEKMDAPLISTSVKWPKDNEWMVDPVVIADIYGPEGLDFVVDGGVRVADPSTVVDMTVVPPRVIRQGKGPKLYWMVAEDDNESALHAEDLIPSAT from the exons ATGGCGGAGGCGAAAGTGTACGGTCGCAATCACACTCTGTCATTCTACTTTACACTCTCCATAGCAAAGCCACCACGACGTGTCGTTCGGTTTCCTAATGGCCTCTCCTTTGACTCGCCGAAGCCCCCTCCCCATCGTGTCTTAGCTATGGTCGTCAAGAGAAGCCCCAAGCGTCTCAAGTACTCCGCTCCTCGTTTTCCCAag GAGGATGGCTTACTTTATGTAGAAGCCGATCCATCAGGAGCAGACAGTTGGAAGTTAGATCCAGTCATTCAACTTTTAAAGGAGGGAGCTGTGGGGGTCATTCCTACAGATACTCT GTATGCAATAGTATGTCATCTGAAAAGCCATGCAGCCATTGAACGTCTTCGTAG AATAAAAAATATAGAACCTTCCAAG CCCCTTAGCATCTTATGCCACTCTTTGAGAGATATAGACATATATACAACTGGGTTCCCTTGTGGTGATGGCCAAGGACATACAAATATATTTCGAGCTGTCAAGCATTGCCTACCTGGGCCT TATACTTTCATCTTAAATGGAAGCAAAGAATTACCTAAACAATGTGTAAGGTATGGGACTACAAGCGCCAAATATGCTCCAAGGAAAAATGTGGGTGTTCGTATCCCTGATGATGCCATATGTCAAGAAATACTAGAGAAGATGGATGCACCTCTTATATCTACAAG TGTTAAGTGGCCCAAGGATAATGAGTGGATGGTAGATCCTGTTGTGATAGCTGATATATATGGACCAGAG GGTCTTGATTTTGTTGTTGATGGTGGTGTAAGAGTGGCGGATCCTTCCACTGTTGTTGACATGACTGTTGTTCCTCCGAGAGTAATACGACAAGGGAAG GGACCTAAATTGTACTGGATGGTAGCAGAAGATGATAATGAATCTGCATT
- the LOC110667951 gene encoding mitochondrial import receptor subunit TOM20 isoform X1, which yields MDMQNEFDRILFFEHARKTAEATYVKDPLDAENLTRWGGALLELAQFQTVTDSKKMILDGISKLEEALLVQPKKHDTLWCLGNAHTSFAFLSPDQDEAKESFEKATVFFQQAVDEDPENEIYRRSLEVAAKAPELHMEIHKHGLAQQAMGAAPASGPSTSSSAKSSKKKKSSDLKYDIYGWIILAVGIVAWIGFAKSQMLPPPPPPPPPR from the exons ATGGacatgcagaatgaatttgataGGATACTCTTCTTCGAGCATGCTCGCAAAACAGCCGAGGCTACCTACGTTAAGGACCCTCTCGATGCCGAG AATCTAACGAGGTGGGGAGGTGCTCTGCTGGAGTTGGCTCAATTTCAGACTGTTACAGATTCCAAAAAAATGATACTAG ATGGCATTTCAAAGCTGGAGGAAGCATTGTTGGTTCAGCCAAAGAAACATGATACTCTTTGGTGCCTAGGAAATGCTCATACTTCTTTTGCATTTTTATCGCCTGATCAAGATGAGGCTAAGGAGTCTTTTGAAAAAGCAACTGTCTTCTTTCAGCAAGCTGTTGATGAG GACCCGGAGAATGAAATATATCGCAGGTCCCTAGAAGTGGCTGCTAAG GCTCCAGAATTACACATGGAGATTCACAAGCACGGTTTAGCTCAACAGGCGATGGGGGCTGCACCTGCTTCTGGACCTTCTACTTCATCAAGTGCTAAg AGttcaaagaagaagaaaagcagtgaTCTCAAGTATGACATATATGGATGGATAATTCTAGCTGTTGGCATTGTTGCTTGGATTGGATTTGCAAAATCTCAAATGCTTCCCCCTCCaccgccacctccacctccaagaTAA
- the LOC110667951 gene encoding mitochondrial import receptor subunit TOM20 isoform X2 — MDMQNEFDRILFFEHARKTAEATYVKDPLDAENLTRWGGALLELAQFQTVTDSKKMILDGISKLEEALLVQPKKHDTLWCLGNAHTSFAFLSPDQDEAKESFEKATVFFQQAVDEDPENEIYRRSLEVAAKAPELHMEIHKHGLAQQAMGAAPASGPSTSSSAKACLLREGVHV; from the exons ATGGacatgcagaatgaatttgataGGATACTCTTCTTCGAGCATGCTCGCAAAACAGCCGAGGCTACCTACGTTAAGGACCCTCTCGATGCCGAG AATCTAACGAGGTGGGGAGGTGCTCTGCTGGAGTTGGCTCAATTTCAGACTGTTACAGATTCCAAAAAAATGATACTAG ATGGCATTTCAAAGCTGGAGGAAGCATTGTTGGTTCAGCCAAAGAAACATGATACTCTTTGGTGCCTAGGAAATGCTCATACTTCTTTTGCATTTTTATCGCCTGATCAAGATGAGGCTAAGGAGTCTTTTGAAAAAGCAACTGTCTTCTTTCAGCAAGCTGTTGATGAG GACCCGGAGAATGAAATATATCGCAGGTCCCTAGAAGTGGCTGCTAAG GCTCCAGAATTACACATGGAGATTCACAAGCACGGTTTAGCTCAACAGGCGATGGGGGCTGCACCTGCTTCTGGACCTTCTACTTCATCAAGTGCTAAg GCATGCTTGCTGAGAGAGGGAGTACATGTTTAA
- the LOC131173899 gene encoding B2 protein-like produces the protein MDSMQSFWQLGDELRGQSKVSEDHKWLMAASKLAEQTRSKGERMNNLDLSKGLAEIRPRDKIGFQEDNKFESLNFNMLNLESKMTENVGKSSFRNGVYNMNAVYQKNNINNIGNLTGSKYSGNSQNIKEPNNNNNNNNENSANSAVDKRFKTLPATETLPRNEVLGGYIFVCNNDTMQEDLKRQLFGLPPRYRDSVRAITPGLPLFLYNYTTHQLHGIFEAASFGGSNIDPTAWEDKKCKGESRFPAQVRICVRKLCKALEEDAFRPVLHHYDGPKFRLELSVPETLDLLDLCEQAGSPA, from the exons atggacagcatgcaaagcttTTGGCAATTGGGTGACGAGCTTCGAGGACAATCAAAAGTCTCAGAGGATCATAAGTGGTTAATGGCTGCGTCTAAATTGGCTGAGCAGACAAGGTCCAAGGGTGAACGCATGAATAATCTTGATCTTTCAAAGGGTTTGGCAGAAATAAGGCCAAGGGACAAGATTGGATTTCAGGAAGATAATAAATTTGAAAGCCTTAACTTTAATATGTTGAACTTGGAATCCAAGATGACAGAAAATGTGGGCAAAAGTTCTTTCAGAAATGGTGTTTACAATATGAATGCAGTGTACCAGAAAAACAACATAAACAATATTGGAAATCTGACTGGTAGCAAGTATAGTGGTAACAGTCAGAATATCAAAGAgcccaacaacaacaacaataacaacaatgAGAACAGTGCAAATAGTGCAGTTGACAAAAGGTTCAAGACTCTGCCTGCGACAGAGACACTTCCACGAAACGAGGTCCTTGGAGGATACATCTTTGTCTGTAACAATGACACTATGCAGGAAGACTTGAAGCGCCAGCTATTTG GTTTACCACCAAGATATCGAGATTCTGTTCGGGCAATAACACCTGGCTTGCCACTCTTTCTTTACAACTACACTACTCACCAGTTGCATGGTATATTTGAG GCAGCAAGTTTTGGGGGTTCTAACATTGACCCAACTGCTTGGGAAGACAAAAAATGCAAAGGCGAGTCGAGGTTTCCTGCTCAG GTGAGGATCTGTGTTAGAAAACTCTGCAAGGCATTGGAAGAGGATGCTTTTAGGCCAGTGTTGCACCATTACGATGGCCCAAAGTTTCGTCTTGAACTCTCAGTTCCTGAG ACCCTGGATCTATTAGACCTTTGCGAACAAGCAGGCTCTCCAGCTTAA
- the LOC110667938 gene encoding receptor-like protein EIX2 produces the protein MLMKIPMSATSLTLAFPWFLFAATVFSLGLCHGSFNAGCIESEREALLQLKLGLKDPSNRLSSWDRDVDCCEWPGVICDNLTNHVLELHLRSLSFEEYHASNATGGYHEYWERSAFRGKISQSLLNLKHLKYLDLSNNNFQGIHIPKFLGSMKSLRYLNFSRAGFGGMIPHQLGNLSNLQYLNLEGHGYYYYHEIYVENLDWLSSLSSLEFLDLSSVNLSKALDWLDAMNKLPSLVELHLSYCSLSHKVPSNINFSSLAILDLSGNRFGESSVSSWIFHIPTLTSLDLSSNNFFGPIPVQLQNITSLKELDMSYNNFNSSMAFWLHGLPQLELLRLASSFELLDGIPSAIGNFTSLNSLDFSLSELEGAIPSAIGNLTSLNNLDLSFNELEGAIPSAIGSLTSLNDLDLSCNELEGGIPSAIGNLTSLNNLDLSCNELEGGIPSAIGNLTSLNDLDLSRNKLEGGIPASFKNLCKLRSLDLVSNNLSQEINEVFEILSGCVSNGIEVLSLSNCQLSGHLNNLLGQFKNLDSLHLSDNSIAHQIPPTLGVLTSLTSLHLSNNKLNGSLPIGFGALENLVDVDISYNSLEGEVSEIHFANLTKLRRFDGSHNQLILRVNPHWIPPFQLVEKMSLRSWDVGPQLPRWLRSLKELGFLDLSNSKISSTLPVWFSDLSLRLSYLNLSHNQLHGKIPYLSTTDYSFSSIDLSSNKFNGPLPNVSSYWIDLSDNSLSGSLFTFLCHRTHDLITALLNFGKNHLSGEIPDCWMNWKYLEVLKLNDNCFSGKIPSSIGTLSGLRYLNLRNNTLFGEIPLSLEHCKELTVLQLEENRLEGNISTWLENQNYSQMVILNLRGNQFHGHVSIELCRMTYLQILDLANNNLNGTIPTCINNFSAMVNESYVGMGEQGRILLYFDDLVFSDSSSIMTKGALIEYSTNLNFVRSMDLSNNKLSGDIPEEITRLEALHSLNLSHNLLSGRIPEEIGNIKALESLDFSQNQLFGEIPPSISSLTFLSRLNLSNNKLSGIIPSGTQLQGFDPSTFSGNKLCGLPLSKNCNVNGDMPPIGIERGEDDKGSESFAWFYFYVSIAPGFAVGFWAVMGPLVFNRRWRHLYFNFLDNLWDKFMVWYYVNVARFVKGHGL, from the coding sequence ATGCTCATGAAAATACCAATGAGTGCTACTTCTTTAACACTTGCTTTCCCTTGGTTTCTCTTTGCAGCAACTGTTTTTAGTCTTGGCCTCTGTCATGGAAGCTTTAATGCTGGCTGCATTGAAAGTGAGAGAGAAGCTCTTTTACAGCTCAAGCTTGGCCTTAAAGATCCTTCTAACCGGCTTTCTTCTTGGGATCGTGATGTGGATTGCTGTGAATGGCCTGGAGTCATCTGTGATAATCTCACCAACCATGTTCTTGAGCTCCATCTTAGAAGTCTTTCTTTTGAAGAGTATCATGCCTCAAATGCCACTGGTGGCTATCATGAATATTGGGAAAGGTCGGCATTTAGAGGTAAGATCAGTCAATCTTTACTCAACTTGAAGCATTTGAAGTACCTAGACCTAAGCAACAATAATTTTCAAGGAATTCACATTCCCAAATTCCTTGGCTCTATGAAGAGTTTAAGATACCTTAACTTCTCCAGAGCAGGATTTGGAGGAATGATTCCTCATCAACTCGGAAATCTTTCAAATTTGCAATATCTAAATCTCGAAGGTCatggttattattattatcatgagATATATGTTGAGAATTTAGATTGGCTCTCTAGTCTCTCATCATTAGAATTCCTTGACTTGAGTTCTGTGAATCTTAGTAAAGCCTTGGATTGGTTGGATGCGATGAACAAACTCCCCTCTCTGGTAGAGTTACACTTGTCATACTGTTCACTAAGTCATAAGGTTCCTTCCAACATCAACTTTTCATCACTTGCCATCCTTGATTTGTCAGGAAACAGATTTGGTGAATCTTCTGTGTCCAGTTGGATTTTTCACATTCCAACTTTGACTTCTCTTGATCTTTCATCTAATAATTTTTTTGGACCAATCCCTGTTCAACTTCAAAATATAACTTCACTTAAGGAGCTTGATATgtcttataataattttaattcttcaatGGCCTTTTGGTTACATGGTCTTCCCCAGCTTGAGCTTCTTCGCCTTGCCTCTAGTTTTGAGTTGCTAGATGGAATTCCAAGTGCCATTGGAAATTTTACCTCCCTCAACAGTCTTGACTTCTCACTCAGTGAACTTGAAGGCGCAATTCCAAGTGCCATTGGAAACTTGACTTCCCTCAACAACCTCGACTTGTCATTCAATGAACTTGAAGGAGCAATTCCAAGTGCCATTGGAAGCTTGACTTCCCTCAACGACCTCGACTTGTCATGCAATGAACTTGAAGGAGGAATTCCAAGTGCCATTGGAAACTTGACTTCCCTCAACAACCTCGACTTGTCATGCAATGAACTTGAAGGAGGAATTCCAAGTGCCATTGGAAACTTGACTTCCCTCAACGACCTCGACTTGTCACGCAACAAACTTGAAGGAGGAATTCcggcatcattcaaaaatctttgCAAGTTGAGGTCACTCGATTTGGTCAGCAACAATCTAAGCCAAGAGATAAATGAGGTATTTGAAATTCTCTCGGGATGTGTTTCAAATGGGATAGAGGTGTTGTCTTTATCTAATTGTCAATTATCAGGTCATTTAAATAATCTTCTTGGACAATTCAAGAATCTGGATTCTCTCCATCTTTCCGATAATTCGATTGCTCACCAAATTCCGCCCACTTTGGGTGTGTTGACTTCCTTGACGTCTCTACACCTTTCCAATAACAAACTGAATGGAAGTCTCCCCATAGGTTTTGGAGCCCTTGAAAATTTAGTAGATGTAGATATTTCTTATAATTCATTAGAGGGTGAAGTTTCCGAAATTCACTTTGCAAACCTTACAAAACTGAGACGTTTTGATGGCTCTCATAATCAACTGATTTTAAGAGTCAATCCTCATTGGATTCCACCTTTTCAACTTGTTGAAAAAATGTCTTTGCGATCTTGGGATGTTGGACCTCAACTTCCTAGATGGCTCCGTTCACTGAAGGAGTTAGGCTTTCTAGACttgtcaaactcaaaaatttcaagTACCCTTCCTGTTTGGTTCAGTGACTTGTCTTTAAGACTTTCTTATCTTAATTTATCTCATAACCAATTGCATGGCAAGATTCCATATTTGTCCACTACTGATTATAGTTTTTCCTCCATCGACTTGAGTTCAAATAAATTCAACGGCCCATTGCCTAATGTATCTTCCTATTGGATAGATCTTTCCGATAATTCACTCTCTGGATCATTATTCACCTTTCTATGTCATAGAACGCATGATCTGATCACTGCGCTGCTTAACTTTGGAAAAAATCATCTATCCGGAGAGATACCTGATTGTTGGATGAATTGGAAATATTTAgaagttttaaaattaaatgacaaCTGTTTCAGTGGAAAAATTCCTAGTTCCATTGGGACTTTAAGTGGCCTTCGGTACTTAAACCTTCGCAACAATACTCTCTTTGGTGAAATACCATTGTCACTTGAACATTGCAAAGAATTGACAGTACTTCAATTGGAAGAAAATAGATTGGAGGGAAATATTTCAACATGGCTGgagaatcaaaattattcacagatGGTTATTCTTAATCTTCGTGGGAACCAATTTCATGGTCACGTGTCTATAGAGCTTTGCCGCATGACTTATTTGCAGATCTTGGATCTTGCTAATAACAACCTCAATGGTACCATACCAACATGTATCAATAACTTCAGTGCAATGGTAAATGAAAGTTATGTTGGTATGGGAGAGCAAGGTCGGATTCTCCTTTATTTTGATGATTTGGTGTTTTCTGATAGTTCCTCAATTATGACAAAGGGAGCATTGATTGAATATTCCACCAATCTTAATTTCGTGAGAAGTATGGACCTCTCAAATAATAAATTATCAGGAGATATTCCTGAAGAAATAACAAGGCTTGAAGCATTGCATTCATTAAATTTGTCACATAATCTTTTGAGTGGAAGAATTCCAGAGGAAATAGGAAATATAAAAGCATTAGAATCTCTTGATTTTTCTCAGAATCAACTTTTTGGAGAAATTCCTCCAAGTATCTCAAGCTTGACATTTTTGAGTAGATTGAATTTATCCAACAACAAGTTATCAGGAATAATACCTTCAGGCACTCAATTGCAAGGCTTTGATCCATCTACTTTCAGCGGCAACAAACTTTGTGGGCTTCCACTCAGCAAAAACTGCAATGTTAATGGTGATATGCCTCCTATTGGGATAGAAAGAGGAGAAGATGATAAAGGGTCTGAATCATTTGCTTGGTTCTATTTCTATGTGAGCATTGCACCAGGATTTGCGGTGGGATTTTGGGCAGTGATGGGTCCTTTAGTGTTTAATAGAAGATGGAGGCATTTATATTTCAATTTTCTAGATAATTTGTGGGACAAATTTATGGTGTGGTATTATGTAAATGTTGCTAGATTTGTGAAAGGTCATGGTTTATAG